Proteins encoded within one genomic window of Schaalia sp. HMT-172:
- the modA gene encoding molybdate ABC transporter substrate-binding protein: MRSLRLLPVLGAAALALAACSGGAPTPEATASSDDSQVPDREIVLNVYAAASLTETFSELETDFEDANPEVDVRINYAGSQDLVTQLGEGADVDVLATANESTMKKAADASQVDEQTIFVTNTLTLITTPGNPAGVTGLDSSLDGVKLVICAPEVPCGKLTKTLTEKLGVTLHPVSEEQSVTDVRGKVSSGQADAGIVYKTDALAEGDAVDTVAIAGADEAVNKYPIALVSASTKKEYGQKWIDLVLSTEGQAILAEAGFTPAAK; encoded by the coding sequence ACCCCCGAGGCCACGGCCTCGTCCGACGATTCCCAGGTGCCCGACCGCGAGATCGTCCTCAACGTCTACGCCGCCGCCTCCCTGACCGAAACCTTCAGCGAGCTCGAAACCGACTTCGAGGACGCCAACCCCGAGGTCGACGTCCGCATCAACTACGCGGGCTCCCAAGACCTGGTCACCCAGCTCGGTGAGGGCGCGGACGTCGACGTCCTGGCCACCGCCAACGAATCCACCATGAAGAAGGCTGCCGACGCCTCCCAGGTCGACGAGCAGACCATCTTCGTTACCAACACCCTGACCCTCATCACGACGCCCGGCAACCCTGCGGGCGTCACCGGCCTCGACTCCTCGCTCGACGGCGTCAAGCTGGTCATTTGCGCGCCCGAGGTTCCCTGCGGCAAGCTCACCAAGACCCTGACGGAGAAGCTCGGCGTGACCCTGCACCCCGTCTCCGAGGAGCAGTCCGTCACCGACGTGCGCGGCAAGGTCTCCTCCGGCCAGGCCGACGCCGGCATCGTCTACAAGACCGACGCCCTCGCCGAAGGCGACGCCGTCGACACCGTCGCCATCGCGGGCGCCGACGAGGCCGTCAACAAATACCCGATCGCCCTGGTGAGCGCCTCCACCAAGAAGGAGTACGGCCAAAAGTGGATCGACCTGGTCCTCTCGACCGAAGGACAGGCCATCCTCGCAGAGGCCGGATTCACGCCCGCCGCGAAGTAA